The genomic stretch AGTTCCATGGTGTTGTCAATTGTGGTCTAATTGCATCAACATGCAATTTTCTACCGTTTTAAAGATCAAGATGCTGCAATTTAGGACtttatttttttagaacattaTATCATCTACTTGTACAACTAGATTTTGCATTATAAGAGAAATTGAGGTTTGAGGACTTACAAAGTATGTCACTTTCTTGAACCAAATCATGCACAAAATCATAAGATTGACAAATTTTTGTAACCACTGAACACATTTGAATTaactttctttcttttcttttattactatcattttttttgcaattaattttttatattgtATTCAAACAGATTATGTCTAATTTGAATTTAGATAATTAATGAATTTCAATTGAAAATATATTCATTGTTGTCGAATTTTGTTTATTTTTCCGTCAAACTTCAAATTATTATGATTCTCTATTTTCTGTGAATATAAGAGTTAAGACAGAAAAAACATCATATCTAAACGAGGAATAGTgtttatattttaaaaaaaaggATCAATAGTCATTTTTTAAAGATTATTCTCAATATAGATTACTCTCTTTCTCTCCTTTATTATAatatgttgttgatgatgataTTCATTATGTGTTCATATTTTTTAATCATGGATGAGttaaattttttttattgtttttcggTGAACAGAGTTGATTTTGTAACACTATTTTAGTCTCTGGTTGTTTGCTTCTTTCATTGTTGTTGAGAGTTGTTATTGAAGGACATGTATGCTTTTTACATGAACTTGCTCATCAAATTGATTTATATGTTTTAGATAAAATTAATATTGCTATGTGTATGTTTATGTACTAGGGCTAAAACAAAAACTAAATTTCTCTTTTGAGTTAGAAAGCTCCTCCCTTTTCTAAATTGTGCTAAACATGCATCTTTATGCATGTGTTACAGACCATACAGTAGTATTTTTTAACGTGTATTCTTTTTTAAATTATGCAGTGAAAAATATTGATCCACATGAGACTGAGCCAATTCAAAGAAAGCATTCATTCCTAAGCAATATTCAATGAGATGCAATTTGTCGAATACTGATAAATTAAAGTCATGACGGTAAGTTAAAACGCGTAACTGTTGTAAGGTTGGTTTTATATTATTCAATCTTATTTATCGGATTTGGAAGCAAATACATGAAACCGACGatattttcaataaaaaaaataaaaatttatgGTCGAAAAAGAATTGAGATAAATATCAAAAATGGGTGTCATGTTGCATTGAATAAGCGAAGTACTTATAAATCTCTAGGGTGTGCCTTAGTTGTTAATAAGAATAGATTATTGATTTACAATAAAAAGAAGTGATTTTGGATCGATATTCTAGCAGATTAAGATTATATTTGAAGATAAATAATATGAAAGGATGTCTTAGATTTTGTCTATCTCTACCGAAGGAAAGTAGCATTTCTCGTTATCTAAAGTTTAATTATGCGTATAATATTGTATATAGTGTCCAAAAAAATACAAGTATGTGTTTTCCCTGTCTGCAATGGTAGGGAGACTTAGAGGTCCTAGTAGGGATATTACAAGTTGGGATGGTGAGAGCTAACTAATGAAGGCGAGTAACCATTTATAGTGATTTTTGAGATTATTTGAGGGACCAACTAACATGAGGTGAGAGACCCTGATGGTGGTCGGCGCTGCTGGATTGCAGGCAAGCGATTAGCTTAACAGTGTTGGGGCTACTAGGAGCGTGGAACTCTCTACGTAGTagttgaaggtgagaaaaacaagagggggggggggggtgaattgttTTAGGaattaaaagctttttcaaaaaatagaacacacataattttatactggttcgcttagaaaacaaagttactccagtccacccgaccaatgtgatttcgccttcaaaaaggacttaattcactaatcttgaaagattacacaaccaatcgtctaagagaatgatcttttagccctctcaagtatacagactgcgcagagtcacttgaggaacaaaaataATTTAAGCAAAATAGAGTTGTAATGTAAAGcgcttctaagagtaagcaagtattacagaaaAGTATTAGAACAAGAgttttcacgtaagagcagcaactcgtgaaaaaTGAGAGAATATGAATGAAGTTTCTGTGTGTTGCATATGTCTCTCTAGTGAGGTAAactgtcctttatatagtagttgagaaggaccgttggagtgatgacagaatcttggtctttgatgagcattcaatgtcattacttctgtgtttctttctataaccattttgtctcccttttaaattctttcttaaaatactttCTTTTCATAGTGAGAATCATTTCCGTTATGCTTTCTGGACTTGTGAATCTTTATCAGAGTCTTGATGTACCAAAGTTATTCTTTAGAGGATGATCACGTCTGTCTTTATCAGAGCTTCTCAAAGTACTAGTCTACTAGAGTATCAGAGTCTACGACTAGTAGAAAGTTGGAGCTTCTGGTTCTGTCTTTCttttgatcagaatcagaacttcttGGACGTACTTCTTTCTCAGCGGCGTCTGATCCTTTAATACTTTGTATCTGACATACGTTTGTATCTGATATGTGATCAGAGTCCTTCATGactgttcagagtcctgcatacttagaaaaaatctcgttagagtgccatttttggtttcatcctttgttatcatcaaaatcttagaattctattgtagaaccagttttgttcttacaatctccccatttttgatgatgacaaaacaatttAATTTAGAGATGAAACAATTTTAGAAAGGAGTCTTAGATCAGATTTGtagtgagctccccctgagttagatctgggagttcagaagttcttatCGGACCTCCCATGGTTTGGTGTTTCTAGTtactttcctgcatatctttAAGTTATAATGTTTGCAGAGTTTGAACGAaattagatatgttttcatcagagctgtttttagttctccccctttttgtcagaatcaaaaagacttagtaAAAAGATATTAGCTAAAAAGGCTGATATGGACAAGTAGCATTTACAGGAGCAAGAAACATCGAAAGCAAACATGAAAACACAAAGCAACAAGTAGAGCAGATAAAAGCAACAAGCAAATTAGAAAGAACAAAGAAAagtcctaggtgcctaagggtttggtggtggaggcatcctctggagcagctgggacaacatgttctgaatgttgacattgaCAGAATCTTGTTGGTCCAGTCTGGCTCGAACTACCTGTTGTTCTTTCTGCAGCTCTTCAAAGGTCTTCAGGACCAAAGGGACGAAGGTGGAGGACTCCCCCTGGGTCAGTGCATCGTTTCTGACTCTAGCAGCAAACTCTTCAGCaagacgggcttcttcttcatCGACAACTTTGGCTTTtgcctcagcttcagcagcagcagcatcagcagcagcatcagcaagagctttggcttcagcttcttTGATCCTCTGAAGTTCTTCTTGCCTTGCTTTCTCTTCAACTTCCTTTCTTGCCCGCTCCTCAACTTCTCTGGCTAGACGCTCCTAGAGTCTgatctcagcgtctctgatgaagtcattgcggacttgttcagagaggcctttcagcttaAAGGCTTCAGAagtcatccaacttatcactctgttccagtgagtccttacagcggagggatcatcactgatgccagagttgatggtcagagacttgaccttgtcaactgaaaCTTCTGCAAAACCTTTAATTGCTTCCTCAAGGGTCAGAAGGGTGGTTTCTGGTTCAGAGGCTTGGGATGGAGaagtggggggggggggggggcttaaGTTAAGTGTGGGAGTTTGTGGGTCAGCGGAAGGAGTTGGTTGGGTTATTTCAGAGTGTTGTGGTTGGGATGGTTGTGGTTCATAGTGGATTGGCTCGGATGGTGGAGGGTCAGAGGTGGTTGTGTTTGGGTTTTCTGGGGGTGGAGAGGTAACTTCTGGTTTAGGGCTAGAGTGTGTTGgctgttgagaggccagagcacggTTTTGAAGCTGAGCCAGAGTTGGGGAGTGAGGGTCAGAAGGTTCAGTGTCAGATGAGAGGGTGTAGTATGGTGGGGATTGTGGAGATGGTGATGAGGAGGGTGAAGTGGTTTCGTTCAGCATTTCTGCTTCTGAAACAGGTAGAGATTTGGTAGCAAGGTTGAATTTTTGAGAAGGTTGGTTAGATGGTCTAGAGATTGAGGGAGGAGTTTCAGAGGTTGTGTATATGGGCGAAGGTTGAGAGAGTGAGGAAACAACTGGTTTAATTTTTACAGAAGGAGGGAGAGGTACAGACTTACCAGGTGATCCAACCAGAGGTAATGAAGGTCTTGATCCAGATGGTTCTCCCAGCTTTGCTCTCTTTGCCTGCTTTTCCTTCTCAGATGGTTCTCGTGTCCTCTTCATGAAATCTGGAGGAAATTCGGGCAACCAGTCTAAGGTGAAATATGAGATGTCTACTCCTTGTGTTGCGCAAATCATCTAAGTAGTACATGActacctctggagggtcgatctttgagaacagatagagtccatttgggatcttcctctgatctttaagagcttcccaggaggtgtccagagttggtttgacccttacttgattaataattcccatgctcttcagattgcgaGCGTTCAGAGGTTTTCCAGTATCTATCATCACGTCTTCCATGAGTCGGAACTgtatcagatggtccacgaggcCACTTTCAATCAGCACGTCAGATATAAGTCTCCCCAGAGGAATGTAATTCCTTATCTTCATGATGTTTCTGGTATCTTTCACGGAGTCTCTAagatatttgaagaggagtgcaggaaggcagagcttcagacccttgtgtATGCAGTAAAGAATGCATTTCTGGTTTGTGTTGATATAATCTGAGGAGTTTGAGGTTGGGCGGTGATGGATGGTGCctaagatgatcttcagccatacccggaggttctgatgtagttccttgttcttggaatgcttgccttcagcATTCTGTTGAAAAATGGTAGGGTTTATCTCATGGGACAGATACTTTaccctaggattgatgttgtatATGCGTCTTCCTCCAGTCTTCTCCATGCCTAGAAGAGCAGCAATTGATTTTTCTgtgatgactatcttgactcccagaacgtaggagacaatgtagtgatcgTCAGCGTCAGCGAACCTCCAGAATTCTTTTACCAGGTTTGTGTAGACTGGGCCATAGAGAcgttggaagtagttttcccacccttgcttcTTCAGTTCATCAGTGAGATCGACACCATTTCTTCTCATGCTGTCAAAATCCACCAACGTTTCACACATCACTTCTAGCTTTTCAAACGGTGTTGCAAGATGGATATggggctcacgatcaagaatgtgaggttctttgtaaatGGGAGTGGAAACGACGCCGGTGACTGCTGGGTTTTGATGGCTTGAACTTGGAGCTTGCTCAGTTGAGttcatctgttgagagaagttgtacacagactgttgttgagaatccatgaagatCGTTGGTGAACTTGAAGTGAAGGTTGAAGAACTTGAGTAACGCTGCAGAAATGCCTTGAGAGAGAGAGTAAAACTTAAGGAGAGGGTTATGAGTGtttgtgagtgaaaagtgtgcaattGTGAAATGAAGcgtttaaatacccaaattagggcgcatgcaaaacgacacacaaaaaTGAGTTTAGCATAAAAACCAAGTACGCACGTTAGAGGGAGAATGATTACAGttcataaatgatgtctaatcccaaaatcagcacactgctcgaggagatctcaagatactgtttcttgattactgctagacagctgtctagaagttccaaggtcaaACGCATGATGCtccacgtgttactttatctgatcttcaggaataccaaagggttggttcctggagatttctaactcagatgacttctaactggtagtagtatcagagtcagatacaAAATCCAGCtgtttacttcagagtcttattttgctaattcaaaggcacattttattcaggacaattttgaatgtttagattttttaagataaaggagaatctatcttcagcaaggggtttggtaaagatgtcagcctattgatggtctgtatcaataaattttaacattactacccctttctgaacatagtctctaatgaaatgatgttttatttctatgtgcttagctctggagtgcaaaataAGATTCTTACTTAGATGACAacagtattgtcacaaaagataggaatgttactctcaaagatttgaagatcctctagttgattcttcatccagagcatctgagtagtgcataatgatgctgaaatatattctgcttctgcagtggacaaggctatggttgattgtcttttgctggcccaggatatcatattctttcccaagagctgacaattcccaaatgtacttttacgttccattttgtcccctgcgtaatctgcatcacaataaccagaaagtctatactctgatgttttctcatacatcaggcccatgttaggagttccttttagatatctgagtattcttttaacagctgttaaatgagattctctaggatctgattggaatttggcacaaagataaacactaaacagaatatcaggacgtgtagcagtcagatagagaagagagcctatcataccacgatagagcttctgacaaaccttttgactaacttcttctttttccagaatgcaagttggatgcatgggtgtcttggcaggtttgcattccgccatttcgaatttcttcagaatgtcttttatgtatttactttgatgaacataggtggcttctgaagcttgattgatttgaattcctagaaagaactttagttcttgcattaagctcatttcaaattctgcctgcattagctcagagaattcttgacacacaaaggggttagctgaaccaaagatgatgtcatcaacatatatctggcatatcatgaggtcattattaatgtttttacagaagagtgtagagtcaactttccctctgataaaatcatgttccagaagaaaattacttagcctttcataccaagctctaggagcttgttttagttcgtataaagatttcttaagtttaaaaacatgttctggacaatttgaattttcaaaacctagaggttgattgacatacacttcttctgatatatagccattgagaaatgcgctcttgacatccatttgatatagtttgatagaatgatttacatCGAAAGAAAtaagtaagcgaatagattctaacctggcgactggggaaaaggtttcattgtagtcaatgccttcttgttgactgtacccttgagccaccagtcgagctttatcTCTGACGACTTCGCCTTtctcatttagcttgtttctgaacacccatttggttccaataatgtgagtgcctttgggtttaggaacaagatcccagacgtcattctttgagaattgatcaagctcttcttgcatggctatcatcacaggaagtaggctcgatcagagatactagtcccagagggGTTTCTTCAGGTATCTTGAAGgttgacctagttcggataggttcatctttgtttcccagaatcaactcttcagatatgttggGGCGACTTTTTGATTTCTTTTGGATCGCTGGTAtatcagatacttctggtgctttgatcttctcgtcagaacctgcaagagtaatctccagatctaCAAGTTTCTCAAttagctttgacttttcagggtcaagcttatcatcaaatctgacgtgaattgattcttccacaattttggtttctgtattgtatactctgtagcctttagagcattctgagtatcctaacataatacctttttgtgcttttgaataaaacttattcagatgttctttagtattcagaataaagcaagagcatccaaacggatgaaaataagaaatgttgggttttcttcctttacacagttcatagggagtcttttccagaataggtcttatggagattctattctgaatataacacgctgtatttactgcttcagccctaaagtgcttagccacatttgtttcattgatcatggttctggccatctcttggagtgtcctattcttcctttctacaactccattttattgtggagttctagaacaggagaaatcatgggatattccattagagtcaaataattcttcaaaaaatttattttcaaattctccaccatgatcacttctgacgctgatgattttagagtcaaattcgttttgcactttggaacagaagctagtgaatacagagtgagactcactcttgtgctttaagaattttacccatgtccagtgactaaagtcatcaacaataactagtccatatttcttcccattgactgatgctattttcacaggaccaaacaaatcaatgtgaagaagttccagaggcttagaggtagaaacaatatttttctttttaaaagatgattttgaaaattttcctttctgacatgcttcacatagagcatctgaagaaaacttcagcttgggtagacctctgattaactcgagtttatttagctgagacaactttctcatgctaatatggcccaagcgtctatgccatacccatttctcttcatgaacatacattaaacattttacattttgttctttaagtctgaaagatttattttataaatattgtttttcctcttgccagtgaatatGACTGTcccattgttctgattaattgctttacatgttttttgattgaagattacgtcatacccgttatcacttaattgacttattgataacagattatgcattaatccttctacattgagaacatcagatatagatggaagagtaccattaccaatagttccggagcctctaatccttcctttctgatttcctctgaaacctacgaagcctgcatctttaagttccaggttttggaacatatactttcttcccgtcatgtgtcgcgagcatccagagtccaggtaccatgactggtgtcttaactctactgcataagatatctgcaacataaacaatcttatcctttggtacccagaatcttttgggtcctttgtgattagtttcCCAAGAGTTTCTTgacactttgggttttctagcattatcaaagcgttgtgcttgtgtatgtgtatagtgataggAAAACGGAGATTTAGGTTTGCCATTAGTtgaagttttatcttcactaggatcatacccaattcctcttctattgttctgactgaccccataaatcatggatgccattctccttctctctatcccattcttcagaaacttttgaaaatatttttcatattcataaattactgtgtttgaagtttgtggagcttgagataacgcttcttcaagttttaaacattgtttatttgtggaatctctttctaatgtcaaagttcggttttcatcttttaggtctgaaactgttatctcaagtttaccaAATTCTTCGAGAGTTTCTTCAAGCACCTCTTTTACaactttaaatttttgtttaagtttctgatataagtttagagtttcagataggcatgattcaaggtcagatcgagaaagatcagaaaatacctcttcggattcagattctccatctgaagtattcttggaggtggtagccatgagtgccacatttgcctgttcatcagagtctgattctgatgagtcagacccactgtcgtcccaggtagccatcagtccctttttggttctgaaggaacttttcttgaagttctcttttctggagctttctttcttcaacttgggacattcgtttctgtaatgacctgtttctttacattcataacaagttacatctttgttagatttaccttttgaagttggTTCTAATCGATCTCCTTTGgatcttggttttctgaagttattattcctttttctccagagttgttttactcttctggttaaaagaGATAATTTTTCCTCATCGCCAAAATCTTCTTTTTCAGAGTcatcaatgtcttcttcttcagcctggaaggctttgtttctatcagacttgcgcctttctgatttggactttagtgctacagacttgatcttcttctgaggctcatcttcctccagttctatctcgtgacttctgagtgaactgacgagttcttcaaggctgatgttgttcagatcctttgatagttttaaggctgtgaccataggtctccatttctttggcaagcttctgatGTTCTTCTTGACATGGTCCAcagttgtatatcctttatctagcaTTTTGAGTCCTACAATtaaagtttggaatctagaaaacattacctctacaacttcatcgtcctccattttgaaggcttcatatttctggattagagccagagccttcgtttctttgacttgagagtttccttcgtgagtcatcctcagggagtcaagtatcTCTTTAGATGTTTCCTTGttggcattgagaagtatcgttctggctttgtgatggttcttgaattcacgcttctgatcatctgacattttGCTTTTGGGAATAGCAACTCCAGCATATGTTACAGGTGGTAtgtagccaattgtgacaatGTCCCAAAGATCAGtgtcgtagcccagaaagaaactttcaattctgtctttccaataatcgaatttctctccatcaaagactggaggtttagcgttgtaactatctctttcattggtgttggccatatTTTTTCTCGctctggatctctctacactgttaagtgtttgattagaaaatcaataacaaagccgaagctctgataccaactgaaggtgagaaaaacaagaaggggggggggggttgaattgttttaggaattaaaagctttttcaaaaaatagaacacacagaattttatactggttcgcttagaaaacaaagctactccagtccactcgaccaaggtgatttcaccttcaaaaaggacttaatccactaatcttgaaagattacacaaccaatcgtctaagagaatgatctcttagccctctcaagtatacagactgagcagagtcacttgaggaacaaaattAATTTAAGCAAAATAGAGTTGTAATGTAAAGcgcttctaagagtaagcaagtattacagaaaAGTATTAGAACAAGAGTTTTCACGTAAGATcagcagctcgtgaaaaatgAGAGAATATGAATGAAGTTTCTGTGCGTTGCATATGTCTCTCTAGTGAGGTAAactgtcctttatatagtagttgagaaggaccgttggagtgatgacagaatcttggtctttgatgagcattcaatgtcattacttctgtgtttctttctataaccattttgtctcccttttaaattctttcttaaaatactttctttccatagTGAGAATCATTTCCGTTATGCTTTCTGGACTTGTGAATCTTTATCAGAGTCTTGATGTACCAGAGTTATTCTTCAGAGGATGATCACGTCTGTCTTtatcagagcttctcagagtactagtctACTAGAGTATCAGAGTCTACGACCAGTAGAAAGTTGGAGCTTCTGGTTCTGTCTTTCctttgatcagaatcagaacttcttGGACGTACTTCTTTCTCAGTGGCGTCTGATCCTTTAATACTTTGTATCTGACATACATTTGTATCTGATATGTGATCAAAGTCCTTCATGactgttcagagtcctgcatacttagaaaaaatctcgttagagtgccatttttggtttcgtcctttgttatcatcaaaatcttagaattctattgtagaaccaGTTTTGTTCTTACAGTAGTAAGTGTTTATGACTTGAGGATATGTCCTTTAGCCCCCTTAAGGGATAAGGTATTTATAGGAATTCCTAAGGGCTAGGATTTTTGCCCCCCTGGACGTGGTCTTAA from Lathyrus oleraceus cultivar Zhongwan6 chromosome 7, CAAS_Psat_ZW6_1.0, whole genome shotgun sequence encodes the following:
- the LOC127102823 gene encoding uncharacterized protein LOC127102823, which gives rise to MNSTEQAPSSSHQNPAVTGVVSTPIYKEPHILDREPHIHLATPFEKLEVMCETLVDFDSMRRNGVDLTDELKKQGWENYFQRLYGPVYTNLVKEFWRFADADDHYIVSYVLGVKIVITEKSIAALLGMEKTGGRRIYNINPRVKYLSHEINPTIFQQNAEDFMKRTREPSEKEKQAKRAKLGEPSGSRPSLPLVGSPGKSVPLPPSVKIKPVVSSLSQPSPIYTTSETPPSISRPSNQPSQKFNLATKSLPVSEAEMLNETTSPSSSPSPQSPPYYTLSSDTEPSDPHSPTLAQLQNRALASQQPTHSSPKPEVTSPPPENPNTTTSDPPPSEPIHYEPQPSQPQHSEITQPTPSADPQTPTLNLSPPPPPTSPSQASEPETTLLTLEEAIKAEAKAKVVDEEEARLAEEFAARVRNDALTQGESSTFVPLVLKTFEELQKEQQKIENHNNLKFDGKINKIRQQ